A region of Planococcus sp. MSAK28401 DNA encodes the following proteins:
- the infC gene encoding translation initiation factor IF-3 has product MSRDNNVNEGIRARELRVIDQNGEQLGIKSRNEALEIAARVNLDLVLVAPQAKPPVARIMDHGKFKFEQQKKEREIRKNQKIINVKEVRLSPGIDDHDFNTKLRNAIKFLEKGDKVKASIRFKGRAITHKEIGQRVLERFAEECKEVATVEQRPKMEGRSMFLMLNPVNEKE; this is encoded by the coding sequence ATTAGCAGAGACAACAATGTAAACGAAGGCATTCGTGCACGTGAATTACGGGTTATTGACCAAAATGGTGAACAGCTCGGCATCAAATCACGCAACGAGGCGCTCGAGATTGCAGCCCGTGTCAACTTGGATCTAGTACTAGTGGCTCCTCAAGCTAAGCCGCCGGTCGCACGGATCATGGACCACGGCAAGTTCAAATTTGAACAGCAGAAAAAAGAGCGCGAAATTCGTAAAAACCAAAAAATCATCAACGTCAAAGAGGTTCGCTTGAGCCCTGGCATCGATGACCACGATTTTAACACGAAGCTCCGCAATGCCATCAAGTTCCTTGAAAAAGGCGACAAAGTGAAAGCTTCAATCCGTTTCAAAGGCCGTGCGATCACGCACAAAGAAATCGGACAACGTGTCCTTGAGCGCTTCGCAGAAGAGTGCAAGGAAGTTGCGACGGTTGAACAGCGCCCGAAAATGGAAGGCCGCAGCATGTTCTTGATGCTGAACCCGGTCAACGAGAAGGAATAA
- the rpmI gene encoding 50S ribosomal protein L35 — translation MPKMKSHSGASKRFKKTGTGKVRRNRSHTSHLFANKSTKQKRKLRKSSLVSAGDLKRIKSLIYNMK, via the coding sequence ATGCCGAAAATGAAAAGCCACAGTGGAGCGTCTAAACGCTTCAAGAAAACTGGAACTGGTAAAGTAAGACGCAACCGTTCCCACACTAGCCACTTGTTCGCAAACAAATCGACTAAGCAAAAACGTAAGCTTCGCAAGAGCTCATTGGTTTCTGCAGGCGATTTGAAACGCATCAAATCATTGATCTACAACATGAAGTAA